From one Rhodovulum sp. ES.010 genomic stretch:
- a CDS encoding ABC transporter ATP-binding protein, with protein MGILEVKGVNKRFGGLQALGDVNLSVKENSVHAIIGPNGAGKSTLLNCLVGKLIPDTGSVMFDGQSVLGRKPHEINQMGISRVFQTPEIFGDLTVLENVLIPCFAKRDGAFRMHAFETVGQERDIVDRAMHMLDDVNMAEKAEMHAASLSRGDKRRLEMAMCLVQEPKLLLLDEPTAGMARADTNNTIDLLRQINESRDITMAIIEHDMHVVFSLADRITVLAQGTPLVEDVPENIKGHPKVQEAYLGQAN; from the coding sequence ATGGGAATTCTCGAAGTCAAAGGCGTCAACAAGCGCTTCGGCGGGTTGCAGGCGCTGGGGGACGTGAACCTCTCGGTCAAGGAGAACTCAGTGCACGCGATCATCGGGCCGAACGGGGCGGGCAAGTCGACGCTGCTCAACTGCCTCGTCGGCAAGCTGATCCCCGACACCGGCTCGGTCATGTTCGACGGGCAAAGCGTGCTCGGCCGCAAGCCGCACGAGATCAACCAGATGGGCATTTCGCGGGTGTTCCAGACCCCCGAGATCTTCGGCGACCTGACGGTGCTGGAGAACGTCCTGATCCCGTGTTTCGCCAAGCGCGACGGGGCGTTCCGCATGCACGCCTTCGAGACCGTCGGCCAGGAACGCGACATCGTCGACCGGGCGATGCACATGCTCGACGACGTCAACATGGCCGAGAAGGCGGAGATGCACGCCGCCAGCCTCTCGCGCGGCGACAAGCGGCGGCTGGAAATGGCGATGTGCCTGGTGCAGGAGCCGAAACTGCTGCTGCTGGACGAACCCACCGCCGGCATGGCGCGGGCCGACACCAACAACACCATCGACCTGCTGCGCCAGATCAACGAAAGCCGCGACATCACCATGGCGATCATCGAACACGACATGCATGTCGTGTTCAGCCTCGCCGACCGCATCACGGTGCTTGCCCAGGGGACGCCTCTGGTCGAAGATGTGCCCGAGAACATCAAGGGCCACCCGAAGGTGCAGGAAGCCTATCTCGGCCAGGCCAACTAG
- a CDS encoding helix-turn-helix transcriptional regulator produces the protein MPRSALTGTRIRERRTVLGLRQAELARLSGISPSYLNLIEHNRRRIGGKLLVEIARHLGVEASALTEGAGAALIQTLREAAAGQEGAEAERDRIEEFAGRFPGWAELLADRHRRVRELERTVEMLTDRMTHDPFLSASLHEVISTVTAIRSTAAILAETEDIDPDWQRRFHRNLSDDSRRLAEGAQALVAYLDAGAEDKGAQSSPQEEVEAFLRARDYHLPELERSLPRNPERIVAEAGELTSAPARELALAHLRRYRRDAEFMPLDPFAEAAARARLDPGRLAREFGVDPAAAFRRLAALPPGKAGGPVGLVTCDGSGTLTFRKPVEGFTLPRFGAACPLWPLYQALARPMAPLRAVVELAAPVPPRFLTYALCQPALAGGFDGPQVLEAAMLILPEETAPIPEAAPQPIGTSCRICPRRDCVARREPSILAEGL, from the coding sequence ATGCCGCGCAGCGCGCTGACGGGCACCCGAATCCGCGAACGCCGCACCGTTCTCGGCCTGCGCCAGGCCGAGCTTGCGCGCCTTTCGGGAATCTCGCCGTCCTACCTCAACCTGATCGAGCACAATCGCCGGAGAATCGGCGGCAAGCTCCTGGTCGAGATCGCGCGCCACCTGGGCGTCGAGGCCTCGGCGCTGACCGAGGGCGCGGGCGCGGCGCTGATCCAGACGCTGCGCGAGGCCGCCGCCGGGCAGGAGGGCGCGGAGGCCGAGCGCGACCGGATCGAGGAATTCGCCGGCCGCTTCCCGGGCTGGGCGGAGCTTCTGGCGGACCGGCACCGCCGGGTGCGTGAACTGGAGCGCACCGTCGAGATGCTGACCGACCGGATGACCCACGACCCGTTCCTGTCGGCCTCGCTGCACGAGGTGATCTCGACGGTGACCGCGATCCGCTCGACCGCGGCGATCCTGGCCGAGACCGAGGATATCGACCCCGACTGGCAGCGCCGGTTTCACCGCAATCTCAGCGACGACAGCCGCCGGCTGGCCGAGGGCGCGCAGGCGCTGGTCGCCTATCTGGACGCGGGCGCCGAGGACAAGGGCGCGCAATCCTCGCCGCAGGAGGAGGTCGAGGCGTTCCTGCGCGCCCGCGACTACCACCTGCCGGAGCTGGAGCGCAGCCTGCCGCGCAACCCCGAGCGCATCGTGGCCGAGGCCGGGGAGCTGACCTCGGCGCCGGCGCGCGAACTGGCGCTGGCGCATCTGCGCCGCTACCGTCGCGATGCCGAGTTCATGCCGCTCGACCCCTTCGCCGAGGCCGCCGCCCGCGCCCGGCTCGACCCCGGCCGGCTGGCCCGCGAGTTCGGCGTCGACCCGGCCGCGGCGTTCCGCCGGCTCGCCGCGCTGCCGCCGGGCAAGGCGGGCGGGCCGGTGGGGCTGGTGACCTGCGACGGCTCGGGCACGCTGACCTTCCGCAAGCCGGTCGAGGGGTTCACGCTGCCCCGGTTCGGCGCGGCCTGTCCGCTGTGGCCGCTCTACCAGGCGCTGGCCCGGCCGATGGCGCCGTTGCGCGCGGTGGTGGAACTGGCCGCGCCGGTGCCGCCGCGGTTTTTGACCTACGCGCTGTGCCAGCCCGCGCTTGCGGGGGGCTTCGACGGGCCGCAGGTGCTGGAGGCGGCGATGCTGATCCTGCCCGAGGAGACCGCGCCGATTCCCGAGGCCGCGCCGCAGCCCATCGGCACCTCCTGCCGGATCTGCCCGCGGCGCGACTGCGTGGCGCGGCGCGAGCCCTCGATCCTGGCCGAGGGGCTGTGA
- a CDS encoding branched-chain amino acid ABC transporter permease, translated as MFGLSPKDTRFLLIVVFLTLATPILLQPFPSDSSLAQFNAGYPDLMQRFAIFGIFAIGFNILFGLTGYLSFGHAAFLGVGSYSAVWMFKLLSMNVIPALVLAVAVSGLFALLIGYVSLRRSGIYFSILTLAFAQMSFALAYSVLTPITGGETGLQLSLNDPRWFGISQTEGGNIPAPHLFGLEMRNSVELSLGGWDFTFNTGYYFCAVIAIAAFYLSMRIFRSPFGIMLRAVKSNQQRMNYTGLNARPYTLAAFVISGMYAGLAGGLMASMDPLAGAERMQWTASGEVVLMTILGGAGTLMGPVLGAGFIKYFENIFSKINDNVLHAWFAFLPDGLEDFVVALIYPFVGKGWHLTLGILFMLVVIFLPGGLVEGFQRLARLFRKKRTKDGPRSKDPEHRPDPAPHVAE; from the coding sequence ATGTTCGGACTGAGCCCGAAAGACACCCGTTTCCTGCTGATCGTCGTCTTCCTGACGCTGGCGACGCCGATCCTGCTGCAACCCTTCCCCTCGGACTCCAGCCTCGCGCAGTTCAACGCGGGCTACCCCGACCTGATGCAGCGCTTCGCGATCTTCGGCATCTTCGCCATCGGCTTCAACATCCTGTTCGGCCTGACGGGCTATCTCTCCTTCGGCCACGCGGCCTTCCTGGGGGTCGGCTCCTACTCGGCGGTGTGGATGTTCAAGCTGCTCTCGATGAACGTGATCCCGGCGCTGGTGCTGGCCGTCGCGGTCTCGGGGCTGTTCGCGCTGCTGATCGGCTACGTCTCGCTCCGGCGGTCGGGCATCTACTTCTCGATCCTGACGCTGGCCTTCGCGCAGATGTCCTTCGCGCTGGCCTATTCGGTGCTCACCCCGATCACCGGCGGCGAGACCGGCCTGCAACTGTCGCTGAACGACCCGCGCTGGTTCGGCATCAGCCAGACCGAGGGCGGCAACATCCCCGCGCCGCACCTCTTCGGGCTGGAGATGCGCAACAGCGTCGAACTCTCGCTCGGCGGCTGGGACTTCACCTTCAACACCGGCTACTATTTCTGCGCGGTGATCGCCATCGCGGCCTTCTACCTGTCGATGCGCATCTTCCGCTCGCCCTTCGGCATCATGCTGCGGGCGGTCAAGTCGAACCAGCAGCGGATGAACTACACCGGGCTGAACGCGCGGCCCTACACGCTGGCGGCCTTCGTGATCTCGGGCATGTATGCCGGGCTCGCCGGCGGGCTGATGGCCTCCATGGACCCGCTGGCCGGCGCCGAACGCATGCAGTGGACCGCCTCGGGCGAGGTCGTGCTGATGACCATCCTGGGCGGCGCGGGCACCCTGATGGGGCCGGTCCTCGGCGCGGGCTTCATCAAGTATTTCGAGAACATCTTCTCGAAGATCAATGACAACGTCCTGCACGCCTGGTTCGCCTTCCTGCCCGACGGGCTGGAGGATTTCGTGGTCGCGCTGATCTACCCCTTCGTCGGCAAGGGCTGGCACCTCACGCTGGGCATCCTGTTCATGCTGGTGGTGATCTTCCTGCCCGGCGGCCTGGTCGAGGGCTTCCAGCGCCTCGCGCGGCTGTTCCGCAAGAAGCGCACCAAGGACGGCCCGCGGTCCAAGGACCCCGAGCATCGCCCCGACCCCGCCCCCCACGTGGCCGAGTAA
- a CDS encoding FliM/FliN family flagellar motor switch protein — MTDDAHRAILRQIVGDSRVEVPRALSGEGGADGRIALRLETARAVREDFGLTAVVEACTPFRPRLEELQGEVLPERLAITLAGGEERTGLLVLSPELALALLEWRLLGMLAEEAPAARPFTGTDAAILADLVDPWLTRFAAAMAERAGSDWAQGYRQGARVEDARHVPLILAEGGYHGFRMTLSLGAGTRGGEMLLALPESHAPAPAKPAEGAGMPWPQAMRAGVLGAELALTAVLWRTRLPAAALGQLRPGDMVPIPAAALTAVRLEAPGRVAVAEGRLGQANGERAVRIETIEGDPPGLAAPSAAPGLTAPEPDLPMAAAPADPGADMPFPASAAPGAPEEEDGGFPVAEAGGFPAMADLPEDLAADFPAMAPPND; from the coding sequence ATGACCGACGACGCGCATCGCGCGATACTCAGGCAGATCGTGGGGGATTCCCGCGTCGAGGTGCCGCGCGCCCTGTCCGGCGAGGGCGGGGCCGACGGGCGTATCGCCCTGCGACTGGAAACCGCGCGCGCGGTGCGCGAGGATTTCGGCCTGACCGCGGTGGTCGAGGCCTGCACGCCCTTCCGCCCGCGGCTCGAGGAACTGCAGGGCGAGGTGCTGCCCGAGCGGCTGGCGATCACGCTGGCCGGCGGCGAGGAGCGGACCGGGCTTCTGGTGCTCTCGCCCGAGCTGGCGCTGGCGCTGCTGGAGTGGCGGCTTCTGGGCATGCTGGCCGAGGAGGCCCCGGCCGCGCGGCCCTTCACCGGCACCGATGCCGCGATCCTGGCCGATCTCGTCGATCCCTGGCTGACGCGCTTCGCCGCGGCCATGGCCGAGCGCGCGGGCAGCGACTGGGCGCAGGGCTACCGGCAGGGCGCCCGCGTCGAGGATGCGCGCCACGTGCCGCTGATCCTCGCCGAGGGGGGGTATCACGGCTTCCGCATGACCCTGTCGCTGGGCGCCGGGACCCGCGGCGGCGAGATGCTGCTGGCGCTGCCCGAGTCGCATGCACCCGCGCCTGCCAAGCCCGCCGAGGGTGCGGGTATGCCCTGGCCGCAGGCGATGCGCGCGGGCGTGCTGGGGGCGGAACTGGCGCTGACGGCGGTGCTGTGGCGCACGCGCCTGCCCGCCGCGGCGCTGGGCCAGCTGCGCCCCGGCGACATGGTGCCGATCCCGGCCGCCGCGCTGACGGCCGTCCGGCTGGAGGCGCCGGGCCGGGTTGCCGTGGCCGAAGGCCGGCTCGGGCAGGCCAACGGCGAACGCGCGGTGCGGATCGAGACGATCGAGGGAGACCCGCCCGGCCTTGCCGCTCCGTCCGCCGCGCCGGGCCTGACCGCGCCGGAGCCCGACCTGCCCATGGCCGCCGCGCCGGCCGATCCGGGCGCGGACATGCCGTTCCCCGCAAGCGCCGCGCCCGGCGCGCCGGAGGAAGAGGACGGCGGCTTCCCCGTGGCCGAGGCCGGGGGCTTCCCCGCCATGGCCGACCTGCCCGAGGACCTCGCCGCCGATTTCCCGGCGATGGCCCCGCCGAACGACTAG
- a CDS encoding ABC transporter ATP-binding protein, with amino-acid sequence MNVKPDFNKHANQAATAPAFLSVYDVHAYYGESYIVQGVNFNVHEGEILALLGRNGAGKTSTLRAIARLDSPQVTYGEIWLDHQPLHRMASHEASSVGIGLVPEDRRIIPGLTVEENLQLAQIAPPVGWTLDRLYDLFPRLGERRKQEGVTLSGGEQQMLSIARALARDIKVLLLDEPYEGLAPVIVDEIEKTLIHIKEQGITTVIVEQNAIRALELADRAVILDTGQIVYDGSAAEVLQNEALRSEYLAI; translated from the coding sequence ATGAACGTCAAACCCGACTTCAACAAGCACGCCAACCAGGCGGCCACCGCGCCGGCCTTCCTGTCGGTCTACGACGTGCACGCCTATTACGGCGAGAGCTACATCGTGCAGGGCGTGAACTTCAACGTCCACGAGGGCGAGATCCTCGCGCTGCTCGGCCGCAACGGCGCGGGCAAGACCTCGACGCTCAGGGCCATCGCCCGGCTCGACAGCCCGCAGGTCACCTATGGCGAGATCTGGCTCGACCACCAGCCGCTGCACCGGATGGCCTCGCACGAGGCCAGTTCCGTCGGCATCGGGCTGGTGCCCGAGGACCGGCGCATCATCCCCGGCCTGACGGTCGAGGAAAACCTGCAGCTCGCCCAGATCGCGCCGCCCGTCGGCTGGACGCTCGACCGGCTCTACGACCTGTTCCCCCGCCTCGGCGAACGCCGCAAGCAGGAGGGCGTGACGCTGTCGGGCGGCGAACAGCAGATGCTGTCCATCGCCCGGGCGCTGGCCCGCGACATCAAGGTGCTCCTGCTCGACGAACCCTACGAGGGGCTCGCCCCGGTGATCGTGGACGAGATCGAGAAGACGCTGATCCACATCAAGGAACAGGGCATCACCACGGTGATCGTGGAACAGAACGCGATCCGCGCGCTCGAACTCGCCGACCGGGCGGTGATCCTGGATACCGGCCAGATCGTCTATGACGGGTCCGCGGCCGAGGTCTTGCAGAACGAGGCGCTTCGCTCGGAATATCTCGCCATCTGA
- a CDS encoding substrate-binding protein — MTISKLTRRGVLKTGAVTGAGLALPTMFTSRASAFTNEPTGSTVTLGFNVPQTGAYADEGADELRAYELAVEHLNGEGDGGMLNTFSSKALQGNGILGKKVEYVTGDTQTKSDAARASARSMIEKDGAVMITGGSSSGVAVAVQALCQEAGVIFMAGLTHANDTTGKDKRANGFRHFFNSYMSGAALAPVLANAYGNDRKAYYLTADYNWGYTTEEAISTATEAVGWETVAKVKTPLGAGDFSSYITPVLGSGADTLVLVHYGGDMVNSLTNAVQFGLREAQANGKDFQIVVPLFSRLMARGAGENIKGIFGSTNWHWSLTDEGSQTFTRSFGEKYGFPPSQAAHTCYVQTLLYADAVERAGSFEPCAVVEALEGFEFDGLGNGPTLYRADDHQCFKDVLVVKGKENPQSEFDLLEIVEITPMDQVTYPADHPQFAGGDLGTCNNGA, encoded by the coding sequence ATGACGATTTCGAAGCTGACACGCCGCGGCGTGCTCAAGACCGGTGCCGTCACCGGGGCGGGGCTCGCCCTGCCGACGATGTTCACCTCGCGGGCCTCGGCCTTCACCAACGAACCCACCGGCAGCACCGTCACGCTCGGCTTCAACGTGCCCCAGACCGGCGCCTATGCCGACGAGGGCGCCGACGAGCTGCGCGCCTACGAACTCGCCGTCGAGCACCTGAACGGCGAAGGCGACGGCGGCATGCTCAACACCTTCAGCTCCAAGGCGCTGCAGGGCAACGGCATCCTCGGCAAGAAGGTCGAATACGTCACCGGCGACACCCAGACCAAGTCGGACGCCGCCCGCGCCTCGGCCCGCTCGATGATCGAGAAGGACGGCGCGGTCATGATCACCGGCGGCTCGTCCTCGGGCGTCGCGGTGGCGGTGCAGGCGCTCTGCCAGGAGGCGGGCGTGATCTTCATGGCCGGCCTGACGCACGCCAACGACACCACCGGCAAGGACAAGCGCGCCAACGGCTTCCGCCACTTCTTCAACAGCTACATGTCGGGCGCCGCGCTCGCCCCGGTGCTGGCCAACGCCTACGGCAACGACCGCAAGGCCTATTACCTGACGGCCGACTACAACTGGGGCTACACCACCGAGGAAGCGATCAGCACCGCGACCGAGGCGGTCGGCTGGGAAACCGTCGCCAAGGTCAAGACGCCGCTCGGCGCGGGCGACTTCTCGTCCTACATCACGCCGGTCCTCGGCTCGGGCGCCGACACGCTGGTGCTGGTGCATTACGGCGGCGACATGGTCAACTCGCTGACCAACGCGGTGCAGTTCGGGCTGCGCGAGGCGCAGGCCAACGGCAAGGACTTCCAGATCGTCGTGCCGCTGTTCTCGCGCCTGATGGCGCGCGGCGCGGGCGAGAACATCAAGGGCATCTTCGGCTCGACCAACTGGCACTGGTCGCTGACCGACGAGGGCAGCCAGACCTTCACCCGCTCCTTCGGCGAGAAATACGGCTTCCCGCCCAGCCAGGCCGCGCATACCTGCTACGTGCAGACGCTGCTCTATGCCGACGCGGTGGAACGGGCCGGCAGCTTCGAGCCCTGCGCCGTGGTCGAGGCGCTGGAAGGCTTCGAGTTCGACGGGCTGGGCAACGGCCCCACGCTCTACCGGGCCGACGACCACCAGTGCTTCAAGGACGTGCTCGTGGTGAAGGGCAAGGAGAACCCGCAATCGGAGTTCGACCTGCTGGAAATCGTCGAGATCACGCCCATGGACCAGGTCACCTACCCGGCGGATCACCCGCAATTCGCCGGCGGCGATCTCGGCACCTGCAACAACGGCGCCTGA
- a CDS encoding response regulator transcription factor → MDKRVLLIEDEPNIIEAIRFILSRDGWRVDTHADGTTAVRKVTELRPDIVILDVMLPGRSGFDILRDIRAEAALNGLPVLMLTAKGQVKDREMAERMGASRFMAKPFSNTEVLASVRELTGA, encoded by the coding sequence ATGGACAAGCGCGTCCTGCTGATCGAGGACGAACCGAACATCATCGAGGCGATCCGCTTCATCCTTTCGCGGGACGGATGGCGGGTCGATACCCATGCCGATGGCACGACGGCGGTGCGCAAGGTGACCGAGCTGCGCCCCGATATCGTGATCCTCGACGTGATGCTGCCCGGCCGGTCCGGGTTCGACATCCTGCGCGACATCCGCGCCGAGGCGGCGCTGAACGGGCTGCCGGTGCTGATGCTGACCGCCAAGGGCCAGGTCAAGGACCGCGAGATGGCTGAGCGGATGGGCGCCAGCCGGTTCATGGCCAAGCCGTTTTCCAACACCGAGGTGCTGGCCTCCGTGCGCGAACTGACCGGGGCCTGA
- a CDS encoding branched-chain amino acid ABC transporter permease, which produces MDGIILQILNGLDKGSAYALIALGLTLIFGTLGVVNFAHGALFMLGAFVAVTFHQIAGLSFEEIDPTRTDFLGNPLKVQVPYVEAWFGEAAGEWIIDWSVPLSLLVAVPVMALIGLAMERGLIKHFYKRPHADQILVTFGLAIVLQEIVKYFYGANPIQMPAPDAFVGSFDFGTLLGFEPNTIMYPYWRLVYFLFAAVVIGAVFAFLRYTTFGMVVRAGMADRETVGLLGINIDRRFTIMFGIAAIVAGLAGVMYAPILAPNYHMGMDFLVLSFVVVVVGGMGSLAGAVLAGFVLGILQSFASMQGVIELLPGINQIIIYLVAIAILLTRPRGLMGRKGVMED; this is translated from the coding sequence ATGGACGGGATCATCCTGCAAATTCTGAACGGTCTCGACAAGGGATCGGCCTACGCGCTGATCGCGCTGGGACTGACGCTCATCTTCGGCACGCTCGGCGTGGTGAACTTCGCCCACGGCGCGCTGTTCATGCTGGGCGCCTTCGTCGCCGTGACGTTCCACCAGATCGCCGGCCTGTCCTTCGAGGAGATCGATCCGACCCGGACCGACTTCCTCGGCAACCCGCTGAAGGTGCAGGTGCCCTATGTCGAGGCCTGGTTCGGCGAGGCCGCCGGAGAATGGATCATCGACTGGTCGGTGCCGCTGTCGCTGCTGGTCGCGGTGCCGGTGATGGCGCTGATCGGGCTGGCGATGGAACGCGGCCTGATCAAGCATTTCTACAAGCGCCCCCATGCCGACCAGATCCTGGTGACCTTCGGCCTGGCGATCGTGCTGCAGGAGATCGTCAAGTATTTCTACGGCGCCAACCCGATCCAGATGCCCGCGCCCGACGCCTTCGTCGGCTCGTTCGACTTCGGCACGCTGCTGGGCTTCGAGCCGAACACGATCATGTATCCCTACTGGCGGCTGGTCTATTTCCTGTTCGCCGCGGTGGTGATCGGCGCGGTCTTCGCCTTCCTGCGCTACACGACCTTCGGCATGGTGGTGCGCGCGGGCATGGCCGACCGCGAGACGGTGGGCCTGCTGGGCATCAACATCGACCGCCGCTTCACGATCATGTTCGGCATCGCCGCCATCGTGGCGGGGCTGGCCGGGGTGATGTACGCCCCGATCCTCGCGCCCAACTACCACATGGGCATGGACTTCCTCGTGCTGTCCTTCGTCGTCGTGGTCGTCGGCGGCATGGGCTCGCTCGCGGGCGCGGTGCTGGCGGGCTTCGTGCTGGGCATCCTGCAAAGCTTCGCCTCCATGCAGGGCGTGATCGAACTGCTGCCCGGCATCAACCAGATCATCATCTACCTTGTCGCCATCGCGATCCTGCTGACCCGTCCGCGCGGGCTGATGGGGCGCAAGGGCGTGATGGAGGACTGA
- a CDS encoding ATP-binding protein, producing MIPFDVLVAICLLYVVFLFGVAFLAERRADRGQGGWLRSPAIYTLSLSVYCTAWTFYGAVGYAARSGLEFVTIYLGPTLVLIGWWWTLRKLVRIGRTQRITSIADLISSRYGKSNTLGVIVTLIAVVGTTPYIALQLQSVTLSFAVFAPSVEGPWAPGDLNATALVVAAGLALFTVLFGTRNLDANERHHGVVTAIAVEAVVKLVALMAVGVFVVWGVAGGVGDMLARIDASPLAGMPIAPGRWMGLTFLAGVAILTLPRMFQVLVVENEDERHLATASWAFPTYLFLMSLFVVPIAVVGLAEMPAGANPDLFVLTLPLAQGQDGLATLAFLGGFSAATSMVIVAAIALSTMVSNHIVMPLFLNLKAPGATVSGDVRTLVLRARRLSIAGVLLLGYLYYRLTGGSEALAAIGLIAFVGVAQVLPALLGGLFWRGATRAGAIAGLSVGFAVWAYTLFLPSFGDDALMSARLMAEGPWGLGWLRPQALFGLGGLDPLLHAMVFSMGANALAFATVSLLTFPGPMERLQAAQFVNVFDYSTAAQGWSQGRAEAEDLLLMAQRILGPDEAQGLFQGAAADQGKGGYLPDITPEFLQRLERELAGSVGAATAHAMVGQIVGRSSVSVEDLMKVADETAQMMEYSSQLEAKSEELAHTARQLREANEKLTELSVQKDAFLSQISHELRTPMTSIRAFSEILMAGDGMSAEDMRNYSRIIHEESLRLTRLLDDLLDLSVLENGQVSLNAQPVALGELIDRAVAATGCLQGGLTIRRDAAAEQVVLFTDGDRLSQVFINLISNARKYCDAAAPELAIQVRAGPGTVAVDFVDNGSGIPEKSQAIIFEKFARLTDPRKAGGAGLGLAICREIMARLGGSIAYLPGQGGAAFRVTLPLDRAAAA from the coding sequence ATGATCCCCTTCGACGTGCTGGTCGCGATCTGCCTGCTTTACGTGGTGTTCCTGTTCGGCGTGGCTTTCCTGGCCGAGCGGCGGGCGGACCGGGGGCAGGGCGGCTGGCTGCGCTCTCCGGCGATCTACACGCTGTCGCTCTCGGTCTACTGCACGGCATGGACGTTCTACGGCGCGGTGGGCTATGCGGCGCGGTCGGGGCTGGAATTCGTCACGATCTACCTGGGGCCGACGCTGGTGCTGATCGGATGGTGGTGGACCCTGCGCAAGCTGGTCCGCATCGGCCGCACCCAGCGCATCACCTCGATCGCCGACCTGATCTCGTCGCGCTACGGCAAGTCGAACACGCTGGGGGTGATCGTGACGCTGATCGCGGTGGTCGGCACGACGCCCTACATCGCGCTGCAGCTGCAATCGGTCACGCTGTCCTTCGCGGTCTTCGCGCCGTCGGTCGAGGGGCCGTGGGCGCCGGGCGACCTGAACGCCACGGCGCTGGTGGTTGCCGCGGGGCTGGCGCTGTTCACCGTGCTGTTCGGCACCCGCAACCTGGATGCCAACGAACGCCACCATGGCGTTGTCACCGCCATCGCGGTGGAGGCGGTGGTCAAGCTGGTGGCGCTGATGGCGGTCGGCGTCTTCGTGGTCTGGGGCGTGGCGGGGGGCGTCGGCGACATGCTGGCGCGGATCGACGCCTCGCCGCTGGCCGGCATGCCCATCGCGCCGGGGCGCTGGATGGGGCTGACCTTCCTCGCCGGCGTCGCGATCCTGACGCTGCCGCGGATGTTCCAGGTGCTGGTGGTCGAGAACGAGGACGAGCGGCACCTGGCCACCGCGTCCTGGGCGTTTCCGACCTACCTGTTCCTGATGAGCCTGTTCGTGGTGCCGATCGCTGTGGTCGGGCTGGCCGAGATGCCCGCGGGCGCCAACCCCGACCTCTTCGTGCTGACCCTGCCGCTGGCCCAGGGCCAGGACGGGCTGGCGACGCTGGCGTTCCTCGGCGGGTTCTCGGCGGCGACCTCGATGGTGATCGTGGCGGCGATCGCGCTGTCGACGATGGTGTCGAACCACATCGTCATGCCGCTCTTTCTCAACCTCAAGGCCCCGGGGGCCACGGTGTCGGGGGACGTGCGCACGCTGGTGCTGCGGGCGCGGCGGCTGTCCATCGCGGGCGTGCTGCTGCTGGGTTACCTCTATTACCGGCTCACCGGCGGGTCCGAGGCGCTGGCGGCCATCGGCTTGATCGCCTTCGTCGGCGTGGCGCAGGTGCTGCCCGCGCTGCTTGGCGGGCTGTTCTGGCGCGGGGCCACGCGGGCCGGCGCCATCGCGGGGCTGAGCGTGGGCTTCGCGGTCTGGGCCTATACCCTGTTCCTGCCCAGCTTCGGCGACGACGCGCTGATGAGCGCGCGGCTGATGGCCGAGGGGCCGTGGGGCCTCGGCTGGCTGCGGCCGCAGGCGCTGTTTGGGCTGGGCGGGCTCGACCCGTTGCTGCATGCCATGGTGTTCTCGATGGGCGCCAACGCGCTGGCCTTCGCCACGGTGTCGCTGCTGACCTTTCCCGGCCCGATGGAACGGCTGCAGGCCGCGCAGTTCGTCAACGTGTTCGACTATTCGACCGCGGCGCAGGGCTGGAGCCAGGGCCGGGCCGAGGCCGAGGACCTTCTGCTGATGGCGCAGCGCATCCTCGGCCCGGACGAGGCGCAGGGCCTGTTCCAGGGCGCGGCGGCCGACCAGGGCAAGGGCGGCTACCTGCCCGACATCACCCCGGAATTCCTGCAACGGCTGGAGCGCGAGCTGGCCGGGTCGGTGGGCGCGGCCACGGCGCATGCGATGGTCGGCCAGATCGTCGGCCGCTCGTCGGTGTCGGTCGAGGACCTGATGAAGGTGGCCGACGAGACCGCGCAGATGATGGAGTATTCCAGCCAGTTGGAGGCCAAGTCCGAGGAACTGGCCCACACCGCGCGGCAGTTGCGCGAGGCGAACGAGAAGCTGACCGAGCTGAGCGTGCAGAAGGACGCCTTCCTCAGCCAGATCAGCCACGAGCTGCGCACGCCGATGACCTCGATCCGGGCGTTCTCGGAGATCCTGATGGCGGGTGACGGGATGTCGGCCGAGGACATGCGCAACTACTCGCGCATCATCCACGAGGAAAGCCTGCGGCTGACCCGGCTTCTGGACGACCTGCTTGACCTGTCGGTGCTGGAGAACGGGCAGGTGTCGCTGAACGCGCAGCCCGTGGCGCTGGGCGAGCTGATCGACCGCGCGGTGGCGGCGACGGGCTGCCTGCAGGGCGGGCTGACGATCCGGCGCGACGCGGCGGCCGAGCAGGTGGTGCTGTTCACCGATGGCGACCGGCTGAGCCAGGTCTTCATCAACCTGATCTCGAACGCGCGCAAGTATTGCGACGCCGCGGCGCCGGAACTGGCCATCCAGGTGCGCGCGGGGCCCGGCACCGTCGCCGTCGATTTCGTCGACAACGGCTCGGGCATTCCCGAGAAGAGCCAGGCGATCATCTTCGAGAAATTCGCGCGGCTGACCGACCCGCGCAAGGCCGGCGGCGCGGGGCTGGGGCTGGCGATCTGCCGCGAGATCATGGCGCGGCTGGGCGGGTCCATCGCCTACCTGCCGGGGCAGGGCGGCGCGGCGTTCCGGGTGACCCTGCCTCTGGACCGCGCCGCGGCCGCCTGA